The following coding sequences are from one Methanosarcina sp. WWM596 window:
- the nifS gene encoding cysteine desulfurase NifS, producing the protein MGEKRLVYMDHAATTFTKQEVVETMLPFLKENYGNPSSLYSIGREGREALETSREKLSKALGARPEEIYFTSGGTESDNWAIKGTAFARQKKGKHIISTPIEHHAVLYPCKYLETQGFDVTYLPVDRYGLVDPSDLETAIRKDTILISIMYANNEIGTIEPILEIGKVAREHGIPFHTDAVQVIGKVPLDMQKEHKNVDMLSLSSHKFYGPKGVGALYIKEGTEIDNYMHGGAQEREKRPGTENVAGIVGMGKAIELATSNIEEHNEKLRKMRERLMVGTLEIPYCRLNGHPEKRLPENLNFSFEYIEGESLLLMLDQMGICCSTGSACSSGSSELSHVLRALGVPPKTAQGSLRLTLGDANSEEDIDYVLEVLPEVVGKLRAISPFYKPENECEK; encoded by the coding sequence ATGGGAGAGAAGCGCTTAGTATACATGGACCACGCAGCTACCACATTCACAAAACAGGAAGTGGTTGAAACTATGCTGCCTTTTTTGAAAGAAAATTACGGGAATCCTTCTTCCCTGTACTCGATAGGCAGAGAAGGCAGGGAAGCCCTGGAAACCTCAAGGGAAAAGCTTTCAAAGGCTCTTGGAGCCAGGCCCGAAGAAATTTATTTTACTTCAGGGGGAACCGAATCCGATAACTGGGCTATCAAAGGCACGGCTTTTGCCAGGCAAAAGAAAGGAAAGCATATTATCTCCACGCCAATCGAACACCATGCAGTGCTTTACCCCTGCAAGTATCTGGAAACGCAGGGCTTTGATGTAACATATCTGCCTGTAGACCGATACGGGCTTGTAGACCCTTCGGACCTGGAAACCGCAATAAGAAAGGATACCATTCTGATCTCGATCATGTATGCCAATAACGAAATAGGGACAATAGAGCCCATTTTAGAGATCGGGAAGGTTGCCAGGGAACATGGAATTCCTTTTCATACCGATGCCGTACAGGTAATAGGGAAGGTTCCCCTTGACATGCAAAAGGAACATAAGAATGTGGACATGCTCTCCCTTTCCTCGCATAAGTTCTACGGGCCAAAAGGGGTCGGAGCCCTTTACATAAAAGAAGGGACAGAAATTGACAATTACATGCACGGAGGCGCGCAGGAGAGGGAAAAACGCCCGGGGACAGAAAATGTTGCAGGGATCGTAGGCATGGGAAAGGCGATAGAACTTGCAACCTCAAATATCGAGGAACATAATGAAAAGCTCAGGAAAATGAGAGAACGCCTTATGGTCGGAACCCTTGAAATTCCTTACTGCAGGCTCAACGGGCATCCGGAAAAACGCCTTCCTGAGAACCTGAACTTCAGTTTTGAGTATATAGAAGGGGAATCCCTGCTGCTCATGCTTGACCAGATGGGGATCTGCTGTTCAACAGGCAGCGCCTGCTCTTCGGGTTCTTCTGAACTTTCACATGTGCTCAGGGCATTAGGGGTGCCTCCAAAAACCGCCCAGGGTTCCCTGCGCCTGACCCTCGGGGATGCAAATTCCGAAGAAGATATTGATTATGTCCTCGAAGTGCTGCCTGAAGTCGTTGGAAAATTGAGAGCGATATCTCCATTCTACAAGCCAGAAAACGAGTGTGAAAAGTGA
- the truD gene encoding tRNA pseudouridine(13) synthase TruD has product MEVPEIEKQIGMNLYFTDTEGLGGQLRQEIEDFIVKEVTNREEGKEGKYLILELTKRDWDTHHFTRTLAKILQVSQKRISVAGTKDKRALTTQKISIFDTDASEIQKIHLKDIELKVLGRSRKSVELGDLWGNDFIITVRGIESSPEKTGSLLKKTTEEILAQGGVPNFFGVQRFGSVRPVTHLVGKDIVEGNFEKAALRYIAEPFPDEPEETKAARQFVKDTRDYREGLKTYPLRLGHERAMMNHLIANPEDYSGAFRVLPQNLYRMFVHGYQSYIYNIVLCRRIERGIPLNQAVDGDLVCFRNEAGLPDSSKTEKVTSETVNAMNRLIKHGRAFITAPLPGFKTEFASGIPGEIESEVLKELGVSLEGFNIEEFPKMSSKGTRREVLLHVEPKYEVSEDELNPGKSKAVLKFMLPKGSYATTVLREYMKVDPLQMS; this is encoded by the coding sequence ATGGAAGTTCCGGAAATTGAAAAACAGATAGGAATGAATCTTTACTTTACTGATACCGAAGGGCTTGGAGGGCAGCTCCGTCAGGAAATAGAGGATTTCATTGTAAAAGAGGTCACAAACAGGGAGGAAGGAAAGGAAGGAAAATACCTCATCCTCGAACTTACAAAACGAGACTGGGATACGCACCATTTCACCAGGACCCTCGCAAAAATCCTCCAGGTAAGCCAGAAAAGAATCAGCGTTGCAGGTACAAAAGATAAACGGGCACTCACTACCCAGAAGATCAGCATATTTGATACCGATGCATCTGAAATCCAAAAAATCCACTTAAAAGACATAGAGCTGAAAGTGCTGGGCCGCTCCCGGAAGTCTGTGGAACTTGGAGACCTGTGGGGAAATGATTTCATTATCACAGTCCGGGGCATTGAGAGTTCTCCAGAAAAAACAGGCTCTCTGCTCAAAAAGACAACTGAAGAAATCCTTGCTCAGGGCGGCGTTCCCAACTTCTTTGGGGTCCAGCGTTTCGGCTCTGTCCGCCCTGTGACTCATCTGGTAGGAAAAGACATTGTTGAAGGAAACTTTGAAAAGGCAGCCCTCCGCTATATTGCTGAACCTTTCCCGGATGAACCGGAAGAGACAAAAGCAGCCCGCCAGTTTGTAAAAGACACCCGCGATTATAGAGAGGGGCTGAAAACCTATCCCCTCCGCCTGGGCCACGAACGGGCAATGATGAACCACCTGATAGCAAACCCGGAAGATTATTCCGGAGCGTTCCGCGTGCTCCCCCAGAACCTCTACAGGATGTTCGTACACGGCTATCAGTCCTATATTTATAACATAGTTCTCTGCCGTCGGATTGAACGCGGCATCCCCTTAAACCAGGCAGTGGACGGAGATCTCGTCTGCTTCAGGAACGAAGCCGGCCTCCCTGATTCCTCAAAGACTGAAAAAGTCACCTCCGAAACCGTAAACGCCATGAACCGCTTGATTAAGCATGGCAGAGCTTTCATAACCGCCCCCCTTCCGGGCTTTAAGACTGAATTCGCATCCGGTATACCGGGAGAAATCGAAAGCGAGGTCCTCAAAGAACTTGGAGTTTCTCTCGAAGGTTTCAATATAGAAGAGTTCCCGAAAATGAGTTCGAAAGGCACCCGAAGGGAAGTCCTCCTGCATGTGGAACCGAAGTACGAGGTCTCGGAAGATGAGCTGAATCCCGGAAAGTCAAAAGCGGTTCTGAAATTCATGCTCCCCAAGGGAAGTTATGCTACAACCGTGCTGCGGGAATATATGAAAGTGGACCCGCTGCAGATGAGCTGA
- a CDS encoding transglutaminase family protein — translation MDKPEFSEKNALSIIAILFICLVLITITGFLFSDSVGNITHGLRDYLELGTESESSEEVFVPDTGSFTFPAIPSYSTEKNELTPVLRTPLQPGFSLSSSYQTSEFYQGGISYFKISIKNEGRNPIFIDRYGVSVNASENQVFSEDCGALLIPGEEQSLGLIAVQVPEEEKASFSIVLWLLASTSEGKWHEYEPYFMNGFAPDLKPMPEKITPKYRYNPTYYFRIINRLVEPAEPDVRSKAAEIARSYPGAYNIYQVCALFDMVKEEIKYVSDPRGNDVWEPANVTLRIGAGDCEDQAILLSSMLEAVGGTTRVYLTDNHAFAASYIGNGTDSTDAAVKGIRAYYGNVDVNYLTDEYGSWLMLDPTSSLYAGGLPGKTAQVKVQTVGENETYRSWTFINTSTVKVIDISTGAIK, via the coding sequence ATGGATAAACCGGAGTTTTCAGAAAAAAATGCACTATCAATAATTGCAATCTTATTCATATGCCTTGTACTTATTACAATTACTGGATTTCTCTTTTCGGACTCGGTTGGCAATATTACACATGGGTTAAGAGATTATCTCGAGCTGGGTACGGAGTCTGAAAGCTCTGAAGAGGTATTCGTACCTGATACGGGTTCTTTTACTTTCCCGGCAATACCCTCATATTCCACTGAGAAAAACGAACTTACCCCTGTCCTGAGAACCCCACTGCAGCCTGGTTTTTCCCTGAGCAGCAGTTACCAGACCTCAGAGTTTTACCAGGGAGGGATAAGTTATTTTAAAATAAGCATTAAAAACGAAGGCCGAAACCCAATTTTTATTGATAGGTACGGAGTTTCTGTTAACGCCTCCGAAAACCAGGTCTTTTCCGAAGATTGCGGAGCTTTACTTATCCCAGGAGAAGAACAGAGTCTCGGATTAATCGCAGTTCAGGTACCTGAAGAAGAAAAAGCCAGCTTCAGCATTGTCCTCTGGCTGCTTGCCTCGACATCGGAAGGCAAATGGCATGAATATGAGCCCTATTTTATGAATGGATTTGCTCCCGATCTAAAGCCAATGCCTGAAAAAATTACTCCAAAATACAGATACAATCCAACTTATTACTTTAGAATAATAAACCGACTGGTGGAACCAGCCGAACCTGATGTAAGGAGCAAAGCAGCCGAAATAGCCCGGTCATATCCTGGAGCCTACAATATCTATCAGGTCTGTGCCCTCTTTGACATGGTAAAAGAGGAAATCAAATATGTAAGTGACCCGAGAGGTAACGACGTATGGGAGCCAGCCAACGTCACTCTGAGGATAGGAGCAGGAGACTGCGAAGATCAGGCAATTCTCCTCTCGTCCATGCTTGAAGCTGTGGGGGGTACAACTCGAGTCTATCTGACAGACAACCATGCTTTCGCAGCTTCGTATATAGGCAACGGAACCGATTCAACTGATGCCGCAGTTAAAGGAATAAGGGCTTATTACGGAAATGTTGATGTAAACTACCTGACTGACGAATACGGTTCCTGGCTCATGCTTGACCCCACTTCCAGCCTTTATGCAGGCGGACTTCCCGGAAAAACGGCTCAGGTAAAGGTTCAGACCGTCGGAGAAAACGAAACATACAGGAGCTGGACCTTCATAAACACAAGCACAGTAAAAGTGATTGACATCAGCACCGGAGCAATTAAATAA
- the mptN gene encoding tetrahydromethanopterin:alpha-L-glutamate ligase — MKKIGIAITDPEDWTARALVNAAKEKGFSPFVLDLRTAEVSISSKTSEPAALFKAGKILLSDLDALIVRDAGAGAFEGVSFRFDILRELEAGGVPVINSPEAIQNAANKYHASYLLAKAGLPIPETIAIQSVEAALRVVARFGDAVIKPVYGYKGKDIARIKEGEIRFSDRKTGPVPVEEALESLLEDRGMLYIQEFIENPGRDIRAFVVGDTAIGAIYRKAAAGSWVNNLSQGGSADRCVLTDEQKEIAVKASLAVGATFAGIDIIEGPEDQNEKENKNKNKKIEDRGNRNKQGSRILEVNGTPSGKGIFDAWRINPAEYILEYLQDIL, encoded by the coding sequence ATGAAAAAAATAGGGATCGCAATTACCGACCCGGAAGACTGGACAGCCCGGGCACTCGTCAATGCTGCGAAGGAAAAAGGCTTTTCTCCTTTTGTTCTTGACCTGAGGACAGCAGAAGTCAGTATAAGTTCAAAAACTTCCGAGCCAGCAGCTCTTTTTAAAGCAGGGAAAATCCTGCTCTCGGACCTTGATGCCCTCATTGTCAGAGATGCAGGGGCAGGGGCTTTTGAAGGAGTATCTTTCAGGTTTGATATCCTTAGGGAACTGGAAGCAGGAGGGGTTCCGGTTATAAACTCTCCAGAAGCTATCCAGAACGCGGCGAACAAGTACCATGCTTCTTACCTCCTGGCAAAAGCCGGCCTTCCGATACCTGAAACTATAGCCATCCAGAGTGTGGAAGCAGCCTTAAGGGTAGTAGCCAGGTTCGGAGATGCTGTCATAAAACCTGTTTATGGTTATAAAGGAAAGGATATTGCAAGGATAAAGGAAGGAGAAATCCGGTTTTCAGATAGAAAAACCGGGCCTGTACCTGTGGAAGAGGCTCTTGAAAGTCTGCTTGAAGATAGGGGGATGTTGTATATCCAGGAGTTTATAGAAAATCCGGGAAGGGACATAAGGGCTTTTGTTGTGGGAGACACTGCCATAGGCGCAATTTACCGAAAAGCTGCAGCAGGTTCCTGGGTGAACAACCTCAGTCAGGGAGGAAGTGCAGACCGATGTGTACTTACCGATGAACAAAAGGAAATTGCAGTAAAAGCTTCCCTTGCAGTAGGCGCGACATTTGCAGGTATTGATATTATAGAAGGTCCTGAAGATCAAAATGAAAAAGAGAATAAAAATAAAAATAAAAAAATTGAAGATAGAGGCAATAGAAATAAACAGGGTTCCCGGATACTTGAAGTTAATGGAACACCTTCAGGAAAAGGGATTTTTGACGCATGGAGAATAAATCCTGCCGAGTATATTCTGGAATACCTGCAAGATATTTTATGA
- a CDS encoding DUF4013 domain-containing protein yields the protein MIIIETISFSEAVKYPFKVPQRLLYILLLFIPIIGWLALFGYAVRLVNEFIEGMYEGLIKLDFMEDLKLGFMVFLKALPFYIAYMVILFATTYVNETLGNLVNLLLGFFVIPLLAVNFFRKQTIESFFEFDVLNIVRDNPGEYIVTVLKQYALVIIFAVLSIVLVGIPAMFFTNSIFVANLYGRLVERKAGHGL from the coding sequence GTGATTATTATAGAAACCATAAGTTTTTCTGAAGCTGTTAAGTATCCGTTCAAAGTGCCGCAAAGGCTTCTTTATATACTCCTGTTATTTATTCCCATTATAGGATGGCTTGCACTTTTCGGTTACGCTGTAAGGCTTGTTAACGAATTTATTGAGGGTATGTATGAAGGGCTTATTAAACTCGATTTTATGGAAGACCTGAAACTGGGATTCATGGTTTTTCTGAAGGCTCTTCCATTTTACATTGCATATATGGTGATACTGTTTGCTACAACGTATGTTAATGAAACCCTGGGGAACCTTGTCAATCTGCTGTTAGGGTTCTTTGTGATCCCTCTGCTTGCGGTTAATTTCTTCAGGAAACAGACCATCGAGTCTTTCTTTGAGTTTGATGTACTGAACATCGTCAGGGACAATCCTGGAGAATATATTGTTACAGTACTGAAACAGTATGCTCTTGTCATAATATTTGCAGTCCTCTCAATTGTACTTGTGGGCATACCTGCAATGTTCTTCACAAATTCGATATTCGTTGCAAACCTGTATGGAAGGTTAGTGGAACGGAAAGCAGGCCATGGTCTGTAA
- a CDS encoding PQQ-binding-like beta-propeller repeat protein, with protein sequence MKRFCIKLFLFVFLFASVSTASASEIVLDTEPHHLGDNFKEKLNPDDPEGPVYTATFTLGSVDIRSAELRATVKNIVLGPTDEFLDKVYLNEIEIGAINNYIPAGTPDDAEMDIEIPVHPTLFNPGNNTIKISSGSNADGSNYDDFEFYNLTLHLSEAEPITLEPPLKVAWTYELPWKLGYEIPPGVTLAADGILYIGREDFGDAIIIALDAETGTLLWSKEWSDGLSVDMGYKDGVLFVVYSSNIDALDAKTGKILWSKEYSDIWWGNPVAFGDTLFVNTPRDRYVSAIDTENGALKWEYELNVSDAGTNGRVYELSKALVNGNCVVFGYKEWPDDEGIIALNAHTGDMEWEFVYPGKILNLEPFLYKDLIYASRPRSIIALSVESGEEVWKTNNWGFENVIEVTDGKLFVGFSNPSVLKPETGEILNEYSYSNVSFFKAVIGDKFIYCTNSSSIQFFDSSTGELVWGSSRIKGYDVSKPLLYKDKLYLVSTEGTLYAFEHGEEGMFFTKGLESSASYYFPQVAIAAMLILLVILLIKMDNRVLVFGSWLIALTGVIFLSIKAIEPYNAGLGFGFFVVFVFLFMFVIFLFGIAFLMYGIRKRRQL encoded by the coding sequence TATTTGCTTCCGTTTCAACTGCTTCAGCATCTGAAATAGTTCTTGACACTGAACCCCATCACCTTGGGGATAATTTTAAAGAAAAATTGAATCCAGATGATCCGGAAGGTCCGGTTTATACGGCAACTTTTACTCTGGGTTCAGTGGATATCAGAAGTGCGGAACTCCGAGCTACAGTCAAAAACATAGTTCTGGGGCCTACTGATGAATTTCTTGATAAAGTTTACCTCAATGAAATAGAAATTGGAGCCATTAATAACTATATCCCGGCAGGAACCCCGGATGACGCTGAAATGGATATTGAAATTCCGGTCCATCCAACTCTTTTCAATCCGGGGAACAATACTATCAAAATCAGTTCTGGGAGTAACGCGGATGGCAGTAATTACGACGACTTTGAGTTTTACAACCTCACACTCCATTTGAGTGAAGCAGAGCCCATAACCTTGGAGCCGCCTTTGAAAGTTGCCTGGACTTATGAGTTGCCCTGGAAGCTCGGGTACGAGATACCTCCCGGGGTAACACTTGCTGCGGACGGAATCCTTTACATTGGTAGAGAGGATTTTGGAGATGCTATCATTATAGCCCTCGATGCGGAAACTGGTACCTTACTCTGGAGTAAAGAATGGAGTGATGGATTGAGTGTTGACATGGGGTATAAGGATGGGGTCTTGTTTGTTGTTTACTCCTCAAACATTGATGCACTGGACGCAAAAACCGGAAAAATATTGTGGAGTAAAGAATATTCGGATATCTGGTGGGGTAATCCCGTTGCATTTGGAGATACCCTATTTGTCAACACGCCAAGAGACAGATACGTGTCTGCTATTGACACTGAAAACGGGGCTTTGAAGTGGGAATATGAACTCAATGTAAGCGACGCTGGAACCAATGGTCGTGTTTATGAGCTTTCAAAGGCTCTGGTGAATGGAAATTGTGTGGTGTTCGGATATAAGGAATGGCCTGACGATGAGGGCATAATTGCACTCAATGCACATACGGGAGACATGGAATGGGAATTTGTATATCCGGGCAAGATTTTAAATCTCGAACCTTTCCTTTACAAAGACCTGATTTATGCTTCGAGACCGAGAAGCATTATTGCATTGTCTGTTGAATCAGGAGAAGAAGTTTGGAAAACAAACAATTGGGGGTTTGAAAATGTCATTGAAGTAACAGATGGCAAATTATTTGTTGGTTTTTCAAATCCTAGTGTCCTAAAGCCTGAAACCGGTGAAATTCTTAATGAGTACTCCTATTCAAATGTGAGTTTTTTCAAAGCTGTGATTGGTGATAAATTCATATATTGTACGAATTCGAGCAGTATACAATTTTTTGATTCCAGCACTGGAGAACTCGTATGGGGCAGCAGTAGAATAAAAGGATATGATGTCTCGAAGCCCTTACTTTACAAAGACAAATTATACCTGGTTTCAACTGAGGGTACACTGTATGCTTTTGAGCATGGAGAAGAAGGTATGTTCTTTACAAAGGGTCTCGAGAGTTCTGCATCCTATTATTTCCCCCAGGTCGCCATCGCAGCAATGTTAATCCTGCTGGTAATACTTCTGATAAAAATGGATAACAGGGTCCTTGTCTTTGGTTCCTGGTTAATAGCTCTAACGGGGGTTATTTTTCTTTCTATTAAAGCTATAGAACCTTATAATGCCGGGCTTGGATTCGGATTCTTTGTTGTTTTTGTCTTCTTGTTTATGTTTGTAATCTTTTTGTTTGGCATTGCGTTTCTTATGTATGGGATCCGAAAGAGGAGGCAGCTTTGA
- a CDS encoding LrgB family protein produces the protein MQAGIPDAFLSTPLFGILLSLVAFQIGTLLYKKTRSSVFNPLLVSLVLVILFLLYFRIDFETYNVGGDYISFFLGPATVVLAVPLYKKIQLLKSDALPIITGISAGCIAGISSIVIFSSLLGFDKVITNSLVPKSVTTPIGIEISKQIGGLPAITVAAIIVTGIIGAVLGPLICRCFRINDRVAIGIAIGTASHALGTTRAIELGETEGAMSGLAIGIAGLITVFLAPVLLYVFGLLF, from the coding sequence ATGCAGGCTGGTATTCCGGATGCATTTCTCAGTACGCCCCTTTTTGGAATTCTTCTTTCTTTAGTTGCTTTTCAGATAGGTACCCTGCTCTATAAGAAGACCCGTTCTTCGGTCTTTAATCCTCTTCTTGTGAGCCTTGTGCTCGTGATTCTTTTCCTCCTTTATTTCAGGATAGATTTCGAGACTTATAATGTGGGTGGAGACTACATTTCCTTTTTCCTCGGGCCTGCAACCGTTGTCCTTGCTGTGCCCCTCTACAAAAAAATCCAGCTCCTGAAAAGCGATGCCCTCCCCATAATTACAGGCATAAGTGCAGGTTGCATTGCGGGTATCTCAAGCATCGTTATCTTCTCCAGCCTTTTAGGGTTTGACAAAGTGATAACCAATTCTCTTGTCCCGAAATCCGTGACCACTCCCATAGGAATAGAGATTTCAAAACAGATAGGCGGCCTGCCTGCAATAACCGTGGCTGCAATTATAGTAACAGGAATCATAGGGGCTGTGCTTGGACCTCTCATCTGCCGCTGCTTCCGCATAAATGACAGGGTTGCAATTGGCATTGCAATCGGTACAGCTTCCCACGCTCTCGGGACAACGAGGGCAATAGAACTCGGGGAAACCGAAGGAGCAATGAGCGGACTTGCAATCGGAATTGCAGGCCTGATTACGGTTTTTCTGGCACCAGTGTTACTTTACGTGTTCGGGCTCTTGTTCTAA
- a CDS encoding FxsA family protein, whose amino-acid sequence MFLKLFSLFLIIPIVEIYLLIKIGGIIGATNTILIILITATLGAYLTKSQGFRVLRQIQEATAQGYVPGNELLHGLFVLIGGFALLTPGFLTDAIGFSMLIPQIREIYVGLAKGIIKKKIEQGNFQMRMYTDFR is encoded by the coding sequence ATGTTTCTCAAACTCTTTTCCCTCTTTCTGATTATTCCCATTGTGGAGATTTATCTCCTGATCAAGATAGGAGGTATAATCGGAGCTACTAACACCATACTTATTATTTTGATTACTGCGACCCTTGGGGCTTACCTGACAAAAAGCCAGGGCTTTCGGGTGCTTCGCCAGATCCAGGAGGCAACAGCACAGGGATATGTGCCGGGAAATGAACTCCTGCACGGGCTCTTTGTCCTGATCGGAGGTTTTGCCCTCCTGACTCCCGGCTTTCTGACCGATGCCATAGGCTTCTCCATGCTAATTCCCCAGATTCGAGAAATCTATGTGGGGTTAGCAAAAGGCATCATAAAGAAAAAGATAGAACAGGGCAATTTCCAGATGCGGATGTATACGGATTTCAGGTGA
- the pth2 gene encoding peptidyl-tRNA hydrolase Pth2, whose translation MSEYKQCIVTRDDLKLSKGKFAVQVAHAALSAAEWASKSDLEKWKEGGQKKVVLKVPTLKDLYDLKEKARREGLPTAMIQDAGLTEIPPGTVTVLGIGPAKEEIIDKVTRDLKLV comes from the coding sequence ATGAGTGAATACAAACAGTGCATAGTTACCCGGGACGACCTGAAACTTTCCAAAGGTAAGTTTGCTGTACAGGTGGCTCACGCTGCTCTTTCTGCAGCAGAATGGGCAAGCAAAAGCGACCTTGAAAAATGGAAGGAAGGAGGACAAAAAAAAGTTGTCCTGAAAGTTCCCACCCTTAAGGACCTTTATGATCTTAAGGAAAAAGCAAGACGGGAAGGTCTTCCAACAGCCATGATACAGGATGCAGGACTTACGGAAATCCCCCCAGGGACAGTCACGGTGCTTGGAATCGGACCGGCAAAAGAAGAGATTATAGATAAGGTCACGCGAGATCTTAAACTTGTTTAA
- a CDS encoding CidA/LrgA family protein has protein sequence MLKQFSIILGIYFLGEFLQEVFELPVPGNILGMLILFFGLYSGVIKFEMIDRISDFLLENLAFFFLPAGVSLITCFAVLEGKLTAVVGVSVISTVVILGVTGLTVELVKKFLQKRPENVSFSGKGENKVGKVPDNSQACEIKTKEVS, from the coding sequence TTGCTAAAACAATTTTCGATTATTCTTGGCATATATTTTCTGGGTGAGTTCCTTCAGGAAGTCTTCGAGTTGCCTGTTCCTGGCAATATTCTGGGCATGTTAATCCTTTTTTTCGGCCTGTATTCGGGTGTAATAAAGTTTGAAATGATAGACCGAATCAGCGATTTTCTGCTCGAAAACCTGGCTTTTTTCTTCCTTCCTGCTGGTGTCAGCCTTATAACCTGTTTTGCTGTGCTTGAAGGAAAATTGACTGCAGTCGTCGGGGTTTCCGTTATCTCAACAGTGGTTATTCTGGGTGTAACCGGGCTGACAGTAGAGCTCGTCAAAAAGTTCCTCCAAAAAAGGCCTGAGAATGTATCTTTTTCCGGAAAAGGAGAAAATAAGGTAGGGAAAGTTCCTGATAATTCACAGGCATGCGAGATAAAGACGAAAGAGGTGAGCTGA
- the nifU gene encoding Fe-S cluster assembly scaffold protein NifU: MYNKKVMDHFMNPRNVGEIENADGIGEAGNPHGDQMKIFLKIRDNRIEDVKFKTFGCAAAIASSSMATEMIKGKTLEEAWELTNETVAEALEGLPPGKLECSVVSREATHRAINDYRKKQGLEPLAEQA; the protein is encoded by the coding sequence GTGTATAATAAAAAGGTAATGGACCATTTTATGAACCCTAGAAATGTGGGGGAAATAGAGAATGCTGACGGTATCGGAGAAGCCGGAAACCCCCATGGGGACCAGATGAAAATTTTCCTTAAAATCCGGGACAACAGGATTGAGGATGTAAAGTTCAAGACATTTGGCTGTGCAGCAGCAATCGCATCCAGCAGCATGGCAACTGAAATGATAAAAGGCAAAACCCTTGAAGAAGCCTGGGAGCTTACGAACGAAACCGTGGCTGAAGCGCTTGAGGGGCTTCCTCCGGGAAAACTGGAGTGTTCGGTGGTGTCCAGGGAAGCGACCCACAGGGCAATCAATGATTACCGCAAAAAACAGGGGCTTGAGCCTCTTGCAGAGCAGGCTTGA